The following are encoded in a window of Cydia strobilella chromosome 1, ilCydStro3.1, whole genome shotgun sequence genomic DNA:
- the LOC134743673 gene encoding uncharacterized protein LOC134743673, protein MAAEEPLPPCSPMSPDAPAAPPRTITSYHHSDLHQLIFEAVRSSEVSEIERLVEKLGVEVLSARDQHGYTPAHWAALDGSVAVMRYLLERGAPVDLSCLGTQGPRPIHWACRKGHASVVQVLLQCGVAVNAADFKGLTPLMTACMYGKTATAAYLLGMGAATRLADINGDTALHWAAYKGHADLVRLLIYSGVPLHCTDNFGSTPLHLACLSGNLTCVRLLCEKVKAELEPRDKNGKTPLMLAQSHRHAEVVKLLTKEMKRKSHWMPPLSELWALLFGGAGDSKGPLLFFLVSVLLWGYPMYVFRCIPLTWNTLRLSHYCFLYWNGIMWLSWVIANRRDPGYIPQNSDTYYRAIRQIPYLDKWRKRNVILSRLCHTCRCLRPLRAKHCRICKRCVAYFDHHCPFIYNCVGVRNRMWFFLFVMSVAINCTLSIYFACYCLLLEGFGLLYLLGLLEALTFCALGWILTCTSILHACMNLTTNEMFNYKRYPYLRDKRGRYQNPFSRGPVMNLIEFFVCLPDKCDEQDLFHEENI, encoded by the exons CGAAGTATCAGAAATCGAGCGGCTAGTCGAAAAGCTCGGCGTGGAGGTGCTCAGCGCTCGTGACCAACACGGATACACACCAGCGCACTGGGCGGCGCTGGATGGCAGCGTGGCAGTTATGCGGTATCTCTTGGAGCGAGGAGCGCCCGTGGATCTATCCTGCCTGGGCACTCAG GGCCCTCGTCCTATCCACTGGGCCTGCAGAAAGGGCCATGCTTCAGTGGTGCAAGTTCTGTTACAGTGTGGAGTTGCAGTCAACGCTGCTGACTTCAAAG GACTAACCCCCCTAATGACCGCCTGCATGTACGGCAAGACCGCCACGGCAGCCTATCTCCTCGGCATGGGAGCCGCCACCAGGCTTGCAGACATCAACGGAGACACCGCTCTTCACTGGGCCGCGTATAAGGGGCATGCCGACTTGGTCCGTTTGCTCATTTACTCGGGAGTGCCGTTACACTGTACTGACAATTTTGGCTCGACGCCGCTGCATTTGGCTTGTTTGTCGGGGAACCTGACATGCGTTAGGTTGCTTTGTGAGAAG GTAAAAGCAGAACTCGAGCCTCGCGACAAAAACGGCAAGACTCCCCTCATGCTGGCGCAAAGCCACCGGCACGCCGAGGTGGTCAAACTCCTCACAAAGGAAATGAAAAGGAAGTCCCACTGGATGCCTCCATTATCGGAACTCTGGGCATTGCTGTTTGGTGGTGCGGGGGACTCGAAGGGACCACTGTTGTTCTTCCTTGTATCAGTGCTGCTGTGGGGTTACCCTATGTATGTTTTTAGG TGTATCCCCCTAACTTGGAACACCCTCCGTCTCTCCCACTACTGCTTCCTCTATTGGAACGGCATCATGTGGCTGAGCTGGGTGATCGCCAACCGCCGGGACCCGGGCTACATCCCGCAGAACTCCGACACGTACTACCGCGCCATCCGCCAGATCCCGTACCTAGACAAGTGGAGGAAGAGGAACGTCATTCTGTCGCGGCTGTGCCACACGTGCCGGTGTCTGAGACCGCTCAG GGCCAAACATTGTCGCATCTGCAAGCGCTGCGTGGCCTACTTCGACCACCATTGCCCCTTCATCTACAACTGCGTCGGTGTTCGGAACCGCATGTGGTTCTTCCTGTTCGTGATGAGTGTGGCTATCAACTGCACGCTGTCCATATACTTCGCCTGCTACTGCCTCCTTCTTGAAGGATTTGGACTGCTGTATTTATTGGGACTGCTGGAGGCGCTTACTTTCTGCGCGCTGGGGTGGATTCTTACGTGTACATCT ATACTTCATGCCTGCATGAACCTGACCACGAACGAAATGTTCAACTACAAGCGTTACCCCTACCTGCGGGACAAGCGCGGGCGCTACCAGAACCCCTTTTCGCGGGGCCCCGTCATGAACCTCATTGAGTTCTTTGTCTGCCTGCCGGATAAATGCGACGAGCAGGATTTATTCCACGAGGAGAACATTTAA
- the LOC134744019 gene encoding acyl-CoA Delta-9 desaturase-like isoform X2: MAPNVTDVNGVLFESDAATPDLALANTPVQQADSSPRIYVWRNILLFAYLHIAALYGGYLFLVSAKWQTDIFAYLLYVASGLGITAGAHRLWAHKSYKAKWPLRLILVAFNTMAFQDSAIDWARDHRMHHKYSETDADPHNATRGFFFSHVGWLLVRKHPELKRKGKGLDLSDLYADPILRFQKKYYLILMPIACFLLPTVVPVYLWNETWTNAFFVAALFRYAFILNVTWLVNSAAHKWGDKPYDKSIKPSENLSVALFAFGEGFHNYHHTFPWDYKTAELSSNRLNFTTKFINFFAKLGWAYDMKTVSEEIIQKRVNRTGDGSHQVWGWGDKDHSKEEVNAAVRINPKDD; the protein is encoded by the exons ATGGCTCCGAACGTGACGGACGTCAACGGTGTGCTGTTCGAGAGTGACGCAGCAACCCCTGACCTTGCCCTGGCGAATACCCCGGTCCAGCAGGCGGACAGCAGCCCGAGGATCTACGTGTGGCGAAACATTCTTCTCTTTGCATACCTTCACATTGCGGCGTTGTACGGCGGCTACCTGTTTCTGGTGTCAGCGAAATGGCAAACGGATATTTTTG CTTACCTCCTGTATGTGGCATCTGGGCTGGGCATCACAGCGGGCGCCCACAGGCTCTGGGCCCACAAATCCTACAAGGCTAAGTGGCCGCTGAGACTCATCCTCGTCGCCTTCAACACCATGGCATTCCAG GACTCCGCGATAGACTGGGCGCGCGACCACCGCATGCACCACAAGTACTCCGAGACCGACGCCGACCCCCACAACGCGACCCGCGGCTTTTTCTTCTCTCACGTCGGATGGCTGCTCGTTCGCAAGCACCCTGAACTCAAGCGCAAGGGCAAGGGGCTGGACCTTAGTGACCTGTATGCTGATCCCATACTTCGCTTCCAGAAGAA GTACTACCTAATCCTGATGCCTATAGCCTGCTTCCTCCTGCCGACGGTCGTCCCGGTCTACCTCTGGAACGAGACCTGGACCAACGCCTTCTTTGTGGCCGCGCTCTTCCGCTACGCCTTCATCCTCAACGTCACCTGGCTCGTCAACTCCGCCGCCCACAAGTGGGGCGACAAACCCTACGACAAATCCATCAAGCCCTCAGAAAACCTCTCCGTCGCTCTTTTCGCTTTCGGTGAAGGTTTCCATAATTACCACCACACTTTCCCCTGGGACTACAAAACGGCGGAACTAAGCagcaatcgactaaatttcactaCGAAATTCATAAACTTCTTCGCGAAACTCGGCTGGGCTTATGACATGAAGACGGTATCTGAAGAGATCATCCAGAAGAGAGTGAACCGCACGGGAGACGGGTCCCACCAGGTATGGGGGTGGGGCGATAAGGATCACTCTAAAGAAGAGGTCAATGCGGCTGTCAGAATAAACCCTAAAGATGATTAA
- the LOC134744019 gene encoding acyl-CoA Delta-9 desaturase-like isoform X1 produces MDFVSEVENSPERTRKVNKMAPNVTDVNGVLFESDAATPDLALANTPVQQADSSPRIYVWRNILLFAYLHIAALYGGYLFLVSAKWQTDIFAYLLYVASGLGITAGAHRLWAHKSYKAKWPLRLILVAFNTMAFQDSAIDWARDHRMHHKYSETDADPHNATRGFFFSHVGWLLVRKHPELKRKGKGLDLSDLYADPILRFQKKYYLILMPIACFLLPTVVPVYLWNETWTNAFFVAALFRYAFILNVTWLVNSAAHKWGDKPYDKSIKPSENLSVALFAFGEGFHNYHHTFPWDYKTAELSSNRLNFTTKFINFFAKLGWAYDMKTVSEEIIQKRVNRTGDGSHQVWGWGDKDHSKEEVNAAVRINPKDD; encoded by the exons ATGGATTTTGTAAGCGAAGTCGAAAATTCTCCCGAGAG GACACGAAAAGTTAATAAAATGGCTCCGAACGTGACGGACGTCAACGGTGTGCTGTTCGAGAGTGACGCAGCAACCCCTGACCTTGCCCTGGCGAATACCCCGGTCCAGCAGGCGGACAGCAGCCCGAGGATCTACGTGTGGCGAAACATTCTTCTCTTTGCATACCTTCACATTGCGGCGTTGTACGGCGGCTACCTGTTTCTGGTGTCAGCGAAATGGCAAACGGATATTTTTG CTTACCTCCTGTATGTGGCATCTGGGCTGGGCATCACAGCGGGCGCCCACAGGCTCTGGGCCCACAAATCCTACAAGGCTAAGTGGCCGCTGAGACTCATCCTCGTCGCCTTCAACACCATGGCATTCCAG GACTCCGCGATAGACTGGGCGCGCGACCACCGCATGCACCACAAGTACTCCGAGACCGACGCCGACCCCCACAACGCGACCCGCGGCTTTTTCTTCTCTCACGTCGGATGGCTGCTCGTTCGCAAGCACCCTGAACTCAAGCGCAAGGGCAAGGGGCTGGACCTTAGTGACCTGTATGCTGATCCCATACTTCGCTTCCAGAAGAA GTACTACCTAATCCTGATGCCTATAGCCTGCTTCCTCCTGCCGACGGTCGTCCCGGTCTACCTCTGGAACGAGACCTGGACCAACGCCTTCTTTGTGGCCGCGCTCTTCCGCTACGCCTTCATCCTCAACGTCACCTGGCTCGTCAACTCCGCCGCCCACAAGTGGGGCGACAAACCCTACGACAAATCCATCAAGCCCTCAGAAAACCTCTCCGTCGCTCTTTTCGCTTTCGGTGAAGGTTTCCATAATTACCACCACACTTTCCCCTGGGACTACAAAACGGCGGAACTAAGCagcaatcgactaaatttcactaCGAAATTCATAAACTTCTTCGCGAAACTCGGCTGGGCTTATGACATGAAGACGGTATCTGAAGAGATCATCCAGAAGAGAGTGAACCGCACGGGAGACGGGTCCCACCAGGTATGGGGGTGGGGCGATAAGGATCACTCTAAAGAAGAGGTCAATGCGGCTGTCAGAATAAACCCTAAAGATGATTAA